Proteins encoded together in one Candidatus Kaiserbacteria bacterium window:
- a CDS encoding YraN family protein codes for MSRNKDIGNTGEHIAARFLETKGFSILGKNYSKKWGELDIIAKKEGVVHFVEVKTISRETQNIVSRENNSAYRAEENMHKKKIERLHRAIQSYIEEFNVKEDWQLDLVTVVLFIKDKKAECRFVENVL; via the coding sequence ATGAGTAGAAACAAAGATATTGGGAATACTGGAGAGCACATAGCCGCACGTTTTTTAGAGACGAAGGGGTTTTCTATTTTAGGTAAGAATTACAGCAAGAAATGGGGTGAACTCGACATTATTGCTAAGAAAGAAGGAGTAGTGCATTTTGTGGAAGTAAAAACAATTTCACGTGAAACTCAAAACATAGTTTCACGTGAAAATAATTCTGCGTATAGAGCGGAAGAGAATATGCATAAGAAAAAGATAGAGCGTTTACATAGGGCTATTCAGAGTTATATAGAGGAGTTCAATGTAAAAGAGGATTGGCAGTTAGATTTAGTGACTGTAGTTCTTTTTATAAAGGACAAAAAAGCTGAGTGTCGATTTGTAGAAAATGTCCTTTAG